From the genome of Novipirellula aureliae, one region includes:
- a CDS encoding WD40 repeat domain-containing serine/threonine protein kinase gives MPIPTACPTIAQLSGLIRGTLSDQDNDRLTDHVGDCTACQTTLQTEATGEIPVESLVAAARDLNPPNESNYWQAMTLVEKDLLSGQVADFTKDPSSLETLAKSSPVGDLDFLEPSDDPAYIGKLHHFQIARVIGRGGMGIVLDAFDTHLHRSVAIKVLNPQYQANDIAKQRFCREGRAAAAISHEHVVPMYQVAKAQEGEVAYLVMQLIEGDTLESRMRDGQPLPPNDVARIGMQVAAGLSAAHKREMVHRDIKPANIMIEAETDRVKLTDFGLARATDDVKLTKTGMVTGTPLYMSPEQTLGESADERSDLFSLGAVMYEMATGVAPFQAPSALGVMQNIMNTIPDPPHKVNAGITRPLSDLIMSLLAKKPDDRPESAPAVATALASIVNGYGPISPLQVPAVAAREVKKLSGSYRRLERRWVMAAWFAGAFGVLSLVVASILMLRSDAGDDFPSVVLPDNPGVVWSSDFAPDGKQLAAAIEDGSVRIWDIDNQKLLKSFNAHRGIVWMVAYHPTRPLLMTSGDDETVRIWDSKNFELVKEWKAMNSVRTAVFSPNGSRIVAGDREGTIHVYDIDSGEEVASKNHPGSILGVDYSSDGKLIASVGSDKVVRIFDAETLVERNAMSGHDGPIYGVRFAPKGSLIASVGWNANVRVWNTDTGKEVSNLKGSEGDIWGVSFCGEGTHLVTGEQGGAARVWDLESGKPITTLRGHSSAVHNVSLDRVAHRIATSSRDGTIRVWDMSSVEPD, from the coding sequence ATGCCTATACCAACCGCTTGTCCCACCATCGCACAACTCAGTGGTTTGATCCGTGGCACGTTGTCGGATCAAGACAACGATCGATTGACCGATCACGTGGGGGACTGTACGGCGTGTCAGACGACTCTACAAACCGAGGCAACAGGAGAAATCCCTGTCGAATCTCTGGTGGCTGCTGCACGCGATTTGAACCCACCGAACGAGTCGAATTATTGGCAGGCGATGACTCTCGTTGAAAAGGATCTTTTGAGCGGTCAGGTAGCGGATTTCACGAAAGATCCGTCGTCGCTTGAGACGCTGGCAAAATCCTCGCCTGTGGGCGATCTTGATTTTCTTGAACCCTCGGACGACCCCGCCTATATCGGCAAGCTACATCATTTCCAGATCGCTCGTGTGATCGGACGCGGCGGAATGGGGATCGTACTAGATGCGTTTGATACCCATTTGCATCGGAGCGTTGCGATCAAGGTGCTGAATCCTCAATATCAAGCCAACGACATTGCTAAGCAACGGTTTTGTCGTGAAGGACGAGCTGCGGCCGCGATTTCACACGAACACGTTGTGCCGATGTACCAAGTTGCCAAGGCCCAGGAAGGCGAGGTCGCCTATTTGGTCATGCAACTGATCGAAGGTGATACGCTGGAAAGCCGTATGCGTGATGGCCAACCGCTGCCGCCCAATGACGTCGCTAGGATCGGGATGCAGGTTGCGGCGGGTTTATCGGCGGCGCACAAGCGAGAGATGGTTCACCGCGACATCAAACCGGCGAACATCATGATCGAGGCGGAAACGGACCGCGTAAAGTTGACCGATTTTGGACTCGCGCGAGCGACCGACGATGTAAAGCTGACCAAGACAGGCATGGTCACCGGTACGCCGCTTTATATGTCACCCGAGCAAACGTTGGGCGAATCTGCCGATGAACGGAGCGATCTGTTTTCGCTCGGTGCGGTGATGTACGAAATGGCCACCGGCGTGGCCCCCTTCCAAGCGCCGTCGGCGCTTGGAGTGATGCAAAACATCATGAACACCATTCCCGATCCGCCGCACAAAGTCAATGCTGGAATCACCCGTCCCTTGTCGGATCTGATCATGTCGCTACTAGCGAAGAAACCTGATGACCGGCCTGAGTCGGCTCCGGCCGTCGCCACGGCGCTGGCGTCCATTGTCAACGGATATGGCCCCATTTCGCCTCTGCAAGTTCCCGCCGTGGCTGCTCGCGAAGTGAAGAAACTTTCGGGAAGCTACCGTCGTTTGGAGCGTCGTTGGGTGATGGCGGCATGGTTCGCGGGCGCGTTTGGGGTGCTTAGCTTAGTGGTTGCAAGCATCCTAATGCTACGCTCCGACGCTGGCGATGACTTCCCTTCGGTTGTCTTACCCGATAATCCGGGAGTGGTTTGGTCCTCCGATTTCGCGCCGGATGGCAAACAATTAGCAGCGGCAATCGAAGATGGAAGTGTGCGGATATGGGATATCGACAACCAGAAACTGCTGAAAAGTTTCAATGCGCATCGTGGCATTGTATGGATGGTTGCGTACCATCCCACACGACCATTGTTGATGACCAGTGGCGACGATGAAACGGTAAGAATTTGGGATTCGAAAAACTTTGAACTTGTCAAAGAGTGGAAGGCGATGAATTCCGTTCGCACCGCGGTGTTTTCGCCCAATGGTAGCCGAATCGTCGCGGGCGACCGTGAAGGTACGATCCACGTCTACGACATCGATAGTGGCGAAGAAGTCGCAAGTAAAAACCATCCGGGTTCGATCCTCGGTGTCGACTACTCAAGTGACGGCAAGCTGATTGCAAGTGTTGGAAGTGACAAGGTTGTTCGCATCTTTGATGCTGAAACACTAGTGGAACGTAACGCGATGTCAGGCCACGACGGCCCGATCTACGGCGTCAGATTTGCTCCCAAAGGCTCATTGATTGCCTCGGTAGGTTGGAACGCCAATGTTCGTGTTTGGAACACGGATACAGGCAAAGAGGTATCGAATCTAAAGGGAAGCGAAGGAGATATTTGGGGCGTTTCCTTCTGTGGCGAAGGCACACACTTGGTCACCGGCGAACAGGGAGGCGCGGCCCGGGTTTGGGATTTAGAAAGTGGTAAGCCGATCACAACCCTTCGTGGGCATTCCTCAGCCGTCCACAACGTTTCCCTCGACCGCGTCGCTCATCGCATTGCCACCAGCAGCCGTGACGGAACGATTCGCGTTTGGGATATGAGCAGCGTCGAGCCGGACT
- a CDS encoding RNA polymerase sigma factor produces the protein MTGSPPTRSTLLLRLRDRGNGDAWSEFVRDYGPMIYRFARSRGLQDADASDLVQDVMRSVGMAIDRLDYQKEKGGFRAWLFTITRNKLSTYFAKRKRLGPIGNETDQHEMLGQASDGRSDLDAQWELEHQRQLAAVAMETLKPTIEPNTWAAFELTAIEGRSAEEVGAKIGLSKGAVYVARSRVTAKLRSEIERLLAEEF, from the coding sequence ATGACAGGATCCCCACCAACGCGATCGACGTTATTGCTGCGACTCCGCGATCGAGGCAATGGGGATGCTTGGAGCGAATTTGTTCGCGACTACGGCCCAATGATTTATCGTTTTGCTCGTAGTCGAGGCTTGCAGGATGCGGATGCTTCCGATTTAGTTCAGGATGTGATGCGAAGCGTTGGGATGGCGATTGATCGACTCGACTATCAGAAAGAAAAAGGCGGCTTTCGAGCTTGGTTGTTCACGATCACTCGCAATAAGTTGTCGACCTATTTTGCAAAGCGAAAACGATTAGGGCCAATTGGCAATGAAACCGACCAACACGAAATGCTTGGCCAAGCGAGTGATGGACGCAGCGACTTGGATGCTCAATGGGAACTCGAACACCAACGACAACTGGCCGCGGTCGCGATGGAAACTTTGAAACCAACGATCGAACCCAACACCTGGGCTGCGTTTGAGTTGACTGCGATCGAAGGACGCTCGGCAGAGGAGGTTGGTGCGAAAATTGGCTTGTCGAAAGGAGCGGTCTATGTTGCGCGTAGCCGAGTGACGGCGAAACTGCGTAGCGAGATTGAACGACTGCTCGCGGAAGAATTTTAA
- a CDS encoding SDR family oxidoreductase, protein MAFDIKNKTVLVTGANRGIGKAILKEAIRRGAVKVYAAVRNVDSANPLVAEYGDRVVPIRLDLNDPASIVAAAETATDVDVVVNNAGVMKTASAVAGDAIENLQFEMNTNVYGLIRVAQAFAPVLKANGGGAFAQLNSVASVKTFPHFATYCASKAASYAITQGLRGSLSEQGTHVVSVHPGPIDTEMGAAAGFDKIAESPDLVATAIFDAIADGHFHAWPDSMATQVGNAYQSFAENVVEADRQESPA, encoded by the coding sequence ATGGCATTTGACATAAAGAACAAAACCGTTTTGGTGACTGGGGCGAATCGCGGGATTGGAAAAGCGATTCTGAAGGAGGCAATTCGCCGGGGAGCAGTGAAGGTCTATGCAGCCGTGCGAAACGTCGATTCCGCCAACCCGCTGGTTGCTGAATATGGAGATCGGGTCGTACCGATTCGGCTTGATTTGAATGACCCTGCATCGATCGTAGCTGCGGCAGAGACCGCAACGGATGTTGACGTCGTCGTTAATAATGCGGGAGTGATGAAGACGGCTTCGGCGGTCGCGGGCGATGCGATCGAAAATTTACAGTTTGAGATGAATACGAATGTTTACGGCCTGATACGGGTCGCACAAGCGTTTGCTCCCGTCTTGAAAGCGAACGGTGGTGGAGCATTCGCACAGCTCAATAGCGTCGCGTCCGTCAAGACCTTTCCCCATTTCGCGACCTATTGCGCGTCGAAGGCGGCTAGCTATGCGATTACCCAGGGGTTGCGAGGCTCGCTCAGCGAACAAGGTACGCATGTCGTCAGCGTTCATCCTGGGCCGATTGACACCGAAATGGGAGCTGCAGCGGGCTTCGACAAGATCGCGGAATCACCCGATTTAGTCGCGACAGCGATTTTTGACGCCATCGCCGATGGCCATTTTCACGCTTGGCCTGATTCGATGGCCACGCAAGTCGGTAATGCATACCAGAGTTTTGCTGAGAACGTTGTCGAAGCGGATAGGCAAGAAAGCCCGGCATGA
- a CDS encoding sulfatase, whose translation MIPTFVRFTLIGFTFSFLGAVSVGAEPSEETSPNVLFIAIDDLRPELGCYGSTIAKSPNINRLAESGVTFTRAYCQQAVCNPSRASLMTGLRPDTIRVWDLSTDFRTAKPDAVTLTQQFMKNGYHAVGIGKIFHNDIQDPGSWSEPKLNIDGYPFDPDAVYRAKENVAWLEQRKQELIAEGDTRRIDPFGKWYLKHVATENVDLPDDAYFDGAQTSVAIEKMGKLASGDKPFFLAVGYYRPHLPFNVPKRYWDMYDRDKIRLAENRFLPKNAPIMAVNTAREIRGYTDFEHQPRPHEGSFPDDQARLLKHGYLASVSYIDAQVGRLLDTLKDLNLDKNTIVVLWGDHGWKLGEHNSWCKMTNYEIDTHVPLIVRAPDAKENGKQCDRLVEFVDVYPTLCELADVPLREELEGNSFAPLLEKCDLPWKEAVFSQFLRDGIWIAPDNVAYMGRCIRTERYRYVEWKKKNDNEIVARELYDLQLDPQENNNVADQKENREVVVQLAAQLNAGWKSVVPKQAD comes from the coding sequence ATGATACCAACTTTTGTACGCTTCACACTCATCGGCTTCACCTTCTCCTTTTTGGGGGCGGTATCTGTAGGTGCGGAGCCTTCGGAGGAGACCTCACCCAACGTATTGTTCATTGCCATTGACGATTTACGTCCGGAACTTGGATGTTATGGTTCAACGATCGCCAAGAGTCCAAACATCAATCGGTTGGCTGAATCCGGAGTGACGTTCACACGGGCGTATTGTCAACAAGCGGTTTGCAATCCATCGCGAGCCAGTTTAATGACGGGACTGCGCCCAGACACGATTCGAGTTTGGGATTTGAGTACCGATTTCCGTACGGCCAAGCCCGATGCTGTAACGCTTACGCAGCAGTTCATGAAAAACGGCTACCATGCCGTCGGAATCGGCAAGATTTTTCACAACGACATTCAGGATCCCGGTTCATGGAGCGAACCCAAGCTCAATATTGACGGCTATCCTTTTGATCCCGACGCAGTCTATCGCGCCAAGGAAAACGTGGCTTGGCTTGAACAGCGGAAGCAGGAATTGATTGCCGAAGGAGATACGCGTCGAATCGACCCCTTTGGCAAGTGGTATCTCAAGCATGTTGCGACGGAAAACGTCGACCTTCCAGATGACGCCTATTTCGATGGTGCCCAGACCTCTGTCGCGATCGAGAAAATGGGCAAATTGGCAAGCGGTGACAAACCGTTCTTCCTGGCGGTTGGATACTATCGGCCGCATCTTCCATTCAATGTCCCGAAACGGTATTGGGACATGTACGATCGCGATAAGATTCGCTTGGCGGAAAATCGTTTTCTTCCGAAAAACGCTCCAATCATGGCCGTTAATACCGCTCGAGAAATTCGCGGTTATACAGACTTCGAACATCAACCTCGCCCGCATGAAGGCTCGTTCCCTGACGACCAGGCTCGGTTGTTAAAGCACGGTTACCTTGCATCGGTCAGCTACATCGACGCTCAAGTTGGTCGGTTGCTTGATACATTGAAAGACCTCAATCTCGATAAAAACACCATTGTCGTTTTGTGGGGCGACCATGGCTGGAAGCTTGGAGAGCACAATAGTTGGTGCAAGATGACCAATTATGAAATCGACACGCATGTGCCGTTGATCGTTCGCGCACCGGACGCAAAGGAAAATGGGAAACAGTGTGATCGACTGGTCGAGTTCGTTGATGTCTACCCTACTTTGTGCGAATTGGCCGATGTGCCATTGCGTGAGGAACTCGAAGGAAATAGCTTTGCCCCGCTACTTGAAAAATGCGACCTGCCATGGAAGGAGGCGGTTTTCAGCCAGTTTTTGCGTGATGGAATCTGGATCGCTCCGGACAACGTGGCCTATATGGGCCGATGTATCCGAACCGAACGATATCGCTACGTCGAATGGAAGAAAAAGAACGACAACGAAATCGTTGCTCGAGAACTTTACGACCTTCAATTGGATCCCCAAGAAAACAACAACGTCGCCGACCAAAAGGAAAACCGCGAAGTCGTAGTCCAACTTGCTGCACAACTGAATGCGGGATGGAAATCCGTCGTGCCGAAACAGGCTGACTAA
- a CDS encoding sulfatase family protein: MNNCVLIMAVVATMAVGGTEAVAQPNRISPPNILVFLADDLGYGDLGCYGNPIIKTPHMDQLASEGVRLTDCHAGGTVCSPSRSALLTGRNPYRSGFFYIQGRDTHLRDNELTIAEILQSKGYETSFWGKWHLSALEKNSRDEPGPGDQGFDYWMGTTLNAFDGPKDAGKFYRNGEPVGKVDGWYCDVIVDQASDWLKNKRDKDKPFFMYLCSHEPHTPISPPREYSDLYDTPNTERLEKQTQYGDVERPKRDISQYKKEYYGTVNQLDDALGRLMQTLDSLGLKENTLVILTSDNGPETPVTLEESLGQWEDPIRDKCFGTPGDLKGMKRYPYEGGHRVPGIARWPGVIPAGLISDSLFNGTDFLPTFCKLAGAPVPSDRPIDGIDAFNAFLNKKVDRNVPSIWFYPHHGDTYFRMPQIAMRNKNYTLIGWLPRKDEGLGLKTWFVSSDPDRFELYDMIDDPQQEHDLAAEKPEIVAAMKKDMIALWREMRAEGMALKSE, from the coding sequence ATGAACAACTGCGTATTGATCATGGCGGTCGTAGCCACGATGGCCGTTGGCGGCACCGAGGCCGTCGCACAACCCAATCGTATTTCCCCTCCTAATATTCTGGTGTTTCTGGCTGACGATTTGGGTTACGGTGACCTGGGCTGCTATGGCAATCCCATCATTAAGACCCCGCACATGGACCAATTAGCCTCTGAGGGTGTTCGGCTGACCGACTGCCATGCAGGTGGGACGGTTTGTTCGCCTTCACGCTCCGCCCTTCTGACGGGGCGGAATCCTTACCGCAGTGGTTTCTTTTATATTCAAGGTAGAGATACCCATCTCCGTGACAATGAATTGACAATTGCAGAGATATTGCAGAGCAAGGGCTATGAAACCAGTTTCTGGGGCAAGTGGCACCTCTCTGCCCTGGAAAAGAATAGCCGCGATGAACCGGGGCCCGGTGACCAGGGCTTTGATTACTGGATGGGCACTACGTTAAATGCTTTTGACGGCCCCAAAGATGCGGGCAAGTTTTACCGCAATGGCGAACCGGTAGGCAAGGTAGACGGCTGGTATTGCGATGTTATCGTCGACCAGGCCTCGGATTGGCTTAAGAACAAACGCGACAAAGACAAGCCCTTTTTTATGTACCTGTGCTCACATGAACCGCACACACCGATTTCCCCCCCGCGCGAATACAGCGACCTGTATGATACTCCGAACACAGAAAGACTTGAGAAACAAACGCAGTACGGTGACGTGGAACGTCCCAAACGGGACATCTCTCAATACAAGAAAGAGTACTACGGAACGGTCAATCAACTCGATGATGCCTTGGGACGCCTGATGCAAACCTTGGATAGCCTGGGACTCAAGGAAAATACCCTGGTTATTTTGACCAGTGACAATGGCCCTGAAACACCCGTCACCTTGGAAGAATCGCTAGGTCAGTGGGAAGATCCGATTCGAGACAAGTGTTTCGGTACTCCTGGCGATCTAAAAGGTATGAAACGCTATCCTTACGAGGGGGGCCACCGCGTACCGGGTATTGCCCGATGGCCGGGTGTTATTCCTGCAGGTCTTATCAGTGATAGCCTGTTTAATGGCACTGATTTTCTGCCAACGTTTTGTAAACTAGCCGGCGCTCCCGTCCCATCGGATCGCCCCATCGATGGCATTGACGCCTTCAACGCTTTCTTGAATAAGAAGGTTGATCGCAACGTCCCGTCCATCTGGTTTTATCCGCACCACGGCGATACCTACTTCCGCATGCCCCAGATCGCGATGCGTAACAAGAATTACACGCTGATTGGCTGGCTCCCCCGAAAAGACGAAGGCTTAGGCCTAAAGACTTGGTTCGTCAGCTCCGATCCCGATCGTTTTGAACTCTACGATATGATCGATGATCCTCAGCAGGAACATGACCTTGCAGCAGAAAAGCCAGAGATCGTTGCAGCTATGAAAAAGGACATGATTGCCCTGTGGCGAGAAATGAGGGCCGAAGGTATGGCTCTAAAAAGTGAGTGA
- a CDS encoding GxxExxY protein translates to MNENQIGTIVVDCAVKLHKSLGPGLLETVYEAVLAKQLQQAGLSVHRQLPIPIEFAGMRFDEGFRADIIVNELVILELKSVEKTHPVHKKQLLTYLRLTNLKLGYLLNFGDELMKDGITRIINGQL, encoded by the coding sequence ATGAATGAGAATCAGATTGGAACAATCGTTGTGGATTGCGCGGTCAAACTACATAAATCACTCGGTCCTGGCTTGCTGGAAACCGTTTATGAAGCTGTTCTGGCAAAGCAGCTTCAGCAAGCTGGACTATCTGTTCATCGACAACTACCGATTCCGATCGAGTTTGCTGGGATGAGATTCGATGAGGGATTCCGGGCCGACATCATCGTCAATGAACTGGTAATCCTGGAATTGAAGTCCGTTGAAAAAACTCATCCGGTCCACAAAAAACAACTCCTCACTTACCTTAGGCTCACAAACTTAAAACTAGGTTACCTACTAAACTTCGGTGACGAACTGATGAAAGACGGAATCACTCGAATCATCAACGGTCAGCTCTAA
- a CDS encoding GxxExxY protein, with protein MRIRLVILELKSVEKTHPVHEKQLLTYRRLTN; from the coding sequence ATGAGAATCCGATTGGTAATCCTGGAACTGAAGTCCGTTGAAAAAACTCATCCGGTCCACGAAAAACAACTCCTCACTTACCGTAGGCTCACAAACTAA
- a CDS encoding GxxExxY protein produces MRIRLVILELKSVEKTHPVHKKQLLTYRRLTN; encoded by the coding sequence ATGAGAATCCGATTGGTAATCCTGGAACTAAAGTCCGTTGAAAAAACTCATCCGGTCCACAAAAAACAACTCCTCACTTACCGTAGGCTCACAAACTAA